The genomic DNA TTGTACTTCAGAAAACAATAATTCTACCAAAATCTATGGAGTACCAGTGTTACGGTGCTGCTGCTCAGGACTATGCTGATCCACCGTAATCGTCGACTCATTGTGCCGGTCCGTATCAGCGGCCTTGTTGTCCACGCAAATGGTTCCACCCGAGCCCAGCCTAGACATGTCCTCGAACCCGAAGTGGCATCTGCATGTGTAGGAACCAAAGCGGTTCACACACTCAGCGTTGATGTCACACAGCACCAGCTGAGTCTCACACTCATTCACATCTGAGAGACACACAGGGTGCAAAACTAACATTAATGGAGTTAAATATGAAAAAAAATCACTTCAAATCAATTATTTAAAGTAAAATACATTTTTCACCTCATTGAGCCTCAAGACACCTAGTTGCAAGCTATACAACACTATCTTATTAAACCTCTGCAGTAACCTTTAGTGCAAGTTGTAAATATCAGAGTACAATGCAAAATAAGCTACAGATTTATGTTTGTTTGGAGGAAACAGACCTACCAGCGGTGGATACAGAGACTATGACACCCTGTGTTGAGCTGCCCCTGGGGCTAACCACCATCTGTAACAGCTCCTGCAGGGCTGGGTGCAGGGTCCTGTGATCCTTCATCCCTTCTGGCCCACCCCCAATTTGCAGCCAGAGGATGTAAAGCACTCCTGCACTCAACCTGTTGATACAACAAAACTGTTAAAAGGCATTTAATCCATCAGTTGTAGCCTAATTCAGCAAAAGTTTGGGATATTTTATCAACTACAGTGCCAATAACCCCCTTTTATGCAGTTAAAAAAAGCTATATTTGTTTGCAGTCATTAAAGACAAAATTGGAGATCTTGGTTACAAAATGTAGTAAACCAACCTTTTTATTCTTTTGGAGGATAGGGTTTTGGGTATGTGGACAATTTCCAACTGCTCATTAATCTGAAAAACAAATTAATTATTGCAGTTCCAAATCAAATGCACCAGTCACAGTAAATAATGACCAAAATCCATATACAGTCTTTacacattttgatttgttaaagccTTAGCTTAAAATGGTTTAAAAATGTTAGACTTTTGtcatcactggcctacacacaataacccataatgtcaaagtggaatgggTTTGTTTTTCACAAACAACATCACCTAAAAATAAAATCCCTTTGCGCATGAGGAAGTTACTAAATtacacattggatggtgtatcaatacagtcactacaaagacacaggagtccttcctaactcagttgccggagaggaaggaaaccattcaggcatttcaccatgaggccaatgtgaCGTTAAAACAGTtctcctattacagccattaaaaagtctgaggatggatcaacattgtacactgaccaaaaatataaaaacgcaacatacaacaatttcaaagattttaccgaGTTAGTTCCTATGGaactcagtcaattgaaatacatttattaggcccTACTATATggactgagaatacagatatgcatcttttGGTCACAGATACGTTAAAAAGAAAGGTAGGTAagtggattagaaaaccagtcagtatctggaatgaccatttgcctcatgcagcgagaCATCTCATTCGTGTAGAGTTGATCAGGCGGTTGATTATGGTCTGTGGAATGTGTCCCGCTCTTCAAATAGCTGTGCAAACTCGTtaagggaactggaacacgctgtcgtacacgtcgatccagagcatcccaaacttgctcaatgggtgacatgtctggtgagtatgcaggccatagaaGAACTAGGcaattttcagcttccaggatttCTGTACAGATACTTGTGACATTGGGCTGTGAACTATGCTGAAACGTGATGGCCGCAGAAGAATGCCACGACAATGGGCATcaagatctcgtcacggtatccctgtgcattcaaattgcgaTCAATAAAAAGCAGTTGCGTTTGTTGTCCACTCCGACACCATACACTCTGCCAtatacagttgaaactgggattcacccgtgaagagcacacttcttcaGCATGTCAGTGgacattgaaggtgagcatttaccTACTGAAGCCACTTATGACcgcaaactgcagtcaggtcaagaccctggtgaggaaaCGAGCATGCAGCAGAGCTTCCCCCACAACAATTTGGGTTGTGCAAATCCAGTTTCATTCACTGTCCAGAtgactggtctcagacaatcccgcaggtgaagaagccggatgtggaggtcctggactggcgtggttacacgtggtctgcggttgtgaggcctgttggggttactgccaaattctctaagaCGACATTGTATGGtaaaagaaattaacattcaattctcaggcaacagctctggtggacattccagcactcagcatgccaattgcatgctccttcaaaacttgagacctCTGTAGtattgtgtgacaactgcacattttagagtggccttttattgtccccagcacaaggtgcacctgtataatgatcatgctgtttaatcagcttcttgataatccatccacctgacaggtgtggtgtatcttggcaaaggaaaaatgctcaccaacagggatgtaaacaaatgtgcacaacatttgggacaaataagctttttgtgtatctggaacatttctgggatcttttatttcagctcatgaaaccaacactttacatgttgcgtttatatttttgttcagtatagttactaCACAATacaaacctaactgacagagcgAAAAGGAAgtctgtttttcaaccacttcacaaatttcttgctaacaaactatagttttggcaagtcagttaggacatctactttgtgcatgacaagtcattattccaacaattgtttacacagattatttcactgtatcacaattccagtggggcaAGAAGTTAACATATACTAAGTtcactgcctttaaacagcttggaaaattccagaaaattatgtcatggctttagaagcttctgataggcgaattgacatcatttgagtcaattgaaggtgtaattggatgcatttcaaggcctacatttaaactcagtgcctctttgcttgacatcatgggaaactcTAAAGaaaacgcaagtataaacaccatgggaccacgcagcagtcataccgctcaggaaggagaagcgttctgtctcctatagatgaaggtactttggtgcaaaaagtgcaaatcaatcccagaacagcaaaggaccatgtgaagatgctggaggaaacaggtacaacagtatCTCTAGCCACAGTAAAAATGAATCCTATattaacataacctgaaaggctgctcagcaaggaagaaaccattACTATAAAACCACCacaaaaatgccagactacggtttgtaactgcacatggggacaaagatcgtactttttggagaaatatcctctggtctgacaaaacaaaaatagaactgtttggccataatgaccatcatgtttggaggaaaaaaggagaggcttgcaagccgataaacaccatcccaaccgtgaagcacggggtggcagcatcatgttgtgggtgtgctttgctgcaggagggactggtgcacttcacaaaagagatggcatcatgaggtaggaaaattacgtggatatattgaagcaacatcaagacagtcaggaagttacagcttggttgcaaatgagttttccaaatggacaatgaccacaagcatacttcccaagtcaagttattggagtggctatcacaaagccctgacctcaattctatagaaaatttgtgggcagaactgaaaaagcatgtgcgagcaaggaggcctacaaacctgactcagttacactagctctgtcaggaggaatgggccaaaattcagaagcttgtggaaggctacccaaaacatttgacccaagttcaacaatttaaaaaaggcaatgataccaaatactaattgagtgcatgtaaacttctgaccgactgggaacgggatttaaaaaataaaagatattattctgacttttcagattcttaaaataaagtagtgatcctaactgaccaaagacatggatttttttactaggattaattgtcaggaattgtgaaaaactgagtttaaatgtatttggctaaggtgcatgtaaacttctgatttcaactgcaaattagattttcactttgtcgttatggggtattgtgggtagatggGTGAGGGATTTAAATATTTAATCcagtttgaattcaggctgtaacaaaatggtgaataggtcaaggggtatgaataccttctgaaggccctgtaagaCGACATTCATTTATGAAGAAAGTTAGAGTACCACAGCCCATCATAAATCCCATAAagcctagcggtcaaacagggaaatgtttCCAAACATTTCCCCACCATTCATTTCCCCCACAGGAGCCtttaggcttaccctggcatggcattttgataactgtgtaaatctctctaggacaaggtgacttaggacagtgccttcagaaagtattcagaccccttgacattttgttacaatacaaccttattttaaaatttaataaataaaaatcctcagcaatctacacacaataacccataatgacaaagcgaaaacagatttaTATAAgtctgcaaatgtattaaaaataacagaaataccttatttacacatgtattcagaccctttgctatgagacttgaaattaagCACAGGTGCATCCCAttttacattgatcatccttgagttgtttttacaacttaattggagtccacctgtaataaattcaattgattggaaattatttggaaaggcacatacctgactatataaaggtcccacagttgacagtgcatgtcaacgcaaaaaccaagacatgagggctaaggaattgtcagtagagctcagagacaggattatgtcgaggcacagatctggggaagggtaccaaaacatgtccgcagcattgaaggtccccaagaacacattggacGCCATTCTAAAGTGGAAGttcggaaccaccaagacacttcctagagctagcCGCCCTGAGCAATCGagggggccttggtcagggaggtgaccaagaacctaatGGTCACTCAGAGCTCCTCTGTGGCGATGGAAAAACCATCCAGAAGGACCAACCATGatctgcagccctccaccaagCAAGCTTATATgatagtggccagacagaagccactcctcagtaagaggcacatgacagcccgcttggagcttgccgaaaggcacctaaaagactctcaaaccacgattctctggtctgatgaaaccaagattcaaccttttggcctgaatgccaattatcatgtctggaagaaacctggcaccatccctacagtgaagcatggtggtggcagaatcatgctgtgggggtgtttttcagcggcagagactaggagactagtcaggatcgaggcaaatatgaccggagcaaagtagagagagatccttgatgaaaacctgctccagagtgctcagaacgtgactggggctaaggttcaccttccaacaggacatcgaccctaagcacatagccgagtcaacgcaggagtggctttgggataggtctcaatgtccttgagtggcccagccagagcctggacttgaaccagatcaaatatctctggagagacctggaaatagctgagcagcaacactccccatacaacctgacaaagcttgagagcatgggagaaactccccaaatacaggtgtgccaagcttgtagcgtcatacccaagaagacccgaggctgtaattgttgccaaaaatgcttcaacaaagtactgagtaaagggtctgaatacttatgtaaatgtgatgtttaacTACAAAATAGTAAACacttataaaaacctgtttttgctttgtagtGGGGTAGTGTGTACATTGATgagaattttagaataaggctgttaactaacaggtggataaagtcaaggggtctaaacaCTTTCCGAAGGTACTGTATTCACCTGTATTTACCCCCCCAAAAATGAAATCTTAAATAGCTACTAATGTGGCCATCATAAAGAACAAATGCCATGATCTGGATGAGACAAAGGCAACAATCTCTGGATTACCTCTCATGTTGGTTACATTTCCTAAAAATAGACCGTTTTGGGAACCGTCTTGTTCAAGTTAAGTTGATAAAATAcatgttagcaaaggtgtcagcttaCAGGAGCTtacagggatttgtagttttgcatgtctactttgatgcttaTTAGAATTTTTAATCTGTTTAAATAGAGCTGAAtctatctatccctctttctatatctcaccttgtctgagagatttacatggatatcaaaacgtcacgccagggtaagacaaaacacagcccttattatAAGCGTTTCTAAAATCTCCTATGGGAAGAATTCATGTTggaaaaactattggaaccatttccttgtttgaaagctaggttttatgggtattatgacacctccactgtggggctctattgtACATGAGAACTCACCAGAGTCTTCACTGAGATCAACAGTGATCTCACAAGATGGTCCCAATTCTCCTCTGGCGCCACAAGGAAGTTGACTTCAACAGCCACTTCAAATAGGTAGTCTGAGAAATACAAGTAGGCATCTACTTTAATACTCATACACAGCTCTATAACTATTGTACAAAGGCCAGTGACTTGAAACTTTTGTTATAGCCTTTGAATTATATTAAAAATACCCTTTTCAAAAGAAAAAAGAAATCACCTTCTGGTAAGTGTGGTACTTCAGTGtgatttctgtctttctctgcaaAGTAAACATGCAAGACAATTTTCATAAACCAGACAAAGTATGCTAATTAAATTGCTGACTACCTACCATAATGTCTGCTGTTGAAAAACTGTTCAACCATGTTTGGGAGTTGGTTGAAGGGATCCTGGGTATcagtgggtgtttgtgtgtcacTGGATGCTGTAGACTTACCCAGAGTCATTTTCAGCAATTCCTTATTGCCAGACTCCTCACCTTGGTCATCCACCGCTGTTGTGCGTGACACGATGTTAAACTCTATAGGAGGGATGGCATCTGCAGTTTGAGCATCCACGTTCCTTCGCATAGCAGACGGAGTGCGCAATGAGGATTTTGGATTCAAAACAgggggctggtgtgtggaggggTCACTTCCAAGGTGTGCTGTGTGGGTCTGCGTGGTATCCCTCCCTGACCATGACGTCCCATGACGAGTGACCGCCACATCTCCACTCAAGTTACCCACTTTCCAGTCCTTTGTCAAGTGGCTCTCGTCTGCTTCAGTCCCCTCTGAGATTCCTCTGTTCCAATCTTCCTCCTCACTCTGAACAGGAGAAAACTTCAAGAGCCCCTCTCTGACCATTTGCTCCTCTGCTTCCCATGGTGGAAGCCCATTGGACACAGAGGAAGGGAGTTGGTCAAAATAGTCAAACACCACCTCCAGGTTGGTCTGAGCTGACGGGGTGGGGCGCTCCAGTAAAATGGCCTCCGTAGGTTCACCCCCCTTCATGGGAAGAAACTTAGTGAAACTTCCCAGAGATGGAAAGGGTTCCAGTTCTATCAGTTCTGGTTCAGTCATCAGCTTCCAGTCTTCTTCAGTGGTATCACCATAAGCATTGTACGTGACTGGCGGTACGAATGCCTCGTATCGCCCATAGAAGCCCCTGTGGGGCGGACTGGGTTTACCTCTGATTAGCTGAACCACGTGGAGGATGTTGGAGAGGGATGTGTACTTGGCCTCACGCCAACACTTCTCCAGGATCCTGTGACCCCCCACAACCCCCAGGGGCTCGTCCAGGTGGATCTGGTCCAGCTTCTCGCTGCATGCATCTGACTGGGTGAAGTCCTCTAGGTGGAGGAGCACACGTTTACCAGGGTCTACCTGGATGGTCCAGTTGCACCAGAGAGGTGGGTTGGAGCACAGGTAATCTGGGGAGAAGAACTCGCCGCTCTTGCCACGCATCACCTGGTGGCAGCTTCGCAGCGCGAAGAAGGCGTTGCCCTCATTACCATGACGGTCATCTGAGAAGTTGTGGACAGTGTGTAGAGGACAATCCAAAAATGTCAGTCATAGGCCtaacccccccaacacacacacacacactttaaataaTTAAAACAAAAGACCATAGAACAGGGCCCAAAGGCTACATAAATATTTGTCTTACCGGGAGAGTTGTAAGCGTCATTCCTAAAGTTACTTATCTAAGGACGTAATACAAACGTTGAGGTAGCATTAAAACAGGAATGTTTGTCAACCACTTGAAATCTACCTACAATCTCCAGTGAAATGTAGGGGAACTGCTTATAGAAGGAAGTCAGTCATCAACTTACCCAGGACAGGTCGCAGTTTGCGGTAAATAAACCATTGGCAAGTAGTAGTGAACGTACAAATATTAACTTTGAATGATTTCGTGACATTTTAGTGTCACGTTGCGTTGACTTTCTCCACTATTTAGCAAGCAGGTCGGCTTCCTACACTGTCCCAGGTATTGTCAATTCTTTCCTGCGATGTTTATTTTCGTTTCCGCTAAAAGTGGACGTAAACAGGTGAAATATATTGCCAATTAGCTAATTAGCACGCCTTGATATTCGGATGCTTCTGGTCTATATGGTTTATATCCACTAGGTGTCAATGTAACACTGTTGTAGGTAAGATAACTTGACTTCTGCAGCTGTACATCTCAGAAGCAACAAGTATTATGTTGAAcgtttattttaccaggtactttataaatacaaatatatttgacAAGAACGTCAATTCCATCAATTATGAATGATCCAATGGTAAAGATGTTTATTCTAAACGTTGGATGTTTTGTATACAGTAGTGAACAGTTACTTATATTGGGGCACTTTAAGTAGCCAAATGCTGCTGATGATAAAAGTAGAGCAATAGTTTAGCAAAGCTTATCAGGGTATGGCATCTTTAGTGAGTGCTTTATGATTCAGATCAACTTTGAAGCACGAGAGTGATTCCAAGGTTTGATATTTGAATTGTTTTTTTATTCACTGtcataaaaaaatgaaaatactccAGGTATCCATCACATAAGACACTTTCTTAAaacataaaaacaaaacaaacataggGCAGAAAATGGAGTTGGAAGTA from Oncorhynchus keta strain PuntledgeMale-10-30-2019 chromosome 10, Oket_V2, whole genome shotgun sequence includes the following:
- the zgc:66455 gene encoding uncharacterized protein zgc:66455 isoform X2, whose translation is MSRNHSKLIFVRSLLLANGLFTANCDLSWISNFRNDAYNSPDDRHGNEGNAFFALRSCHQVMRGKSGEFFSPDYLCSNPPLWCNWTIQVDPGKRVLLHLEDFTQSDACSEKLDQIHLDEPLGVVGGHRILEKCWREAKYTSLSNILHVVQLIRGKPSPPHRGFYGRYEAFVPPVTYNAYGDTTEEDWKLMTEPELIELEPFPSLGSFTKFLPMKGGEPTEAILLERPTPSAQTNLEVVFDYFDQLPSSVSNGLPPWEAEEQMVREGLLKFSPVQSEEEDWNRGISEGTEADESHLTKDWKVGNLSGDVAVTRHGTSWSGRDTTQTHTAHLGSDPSTHQPPVLNPKSSLRTPSAMRRNVDAQTADAIPPIEFNIVSRTTAVDDQEKDRNHTEVPHLPEDYLFEVAVEVNFLVAPEENWDHLVRSLLISVKTLINEQLEIVHIPKTLSSKRIKRLSAGVLYILWLQIGGGPEGMKDHRTLHPALQELLQMVVSPRGSSTQGVIVSVSTADVNECETQLVLCDINAECVNRFGSYTCRCHFGFEDMSRLGSGGTICVDNKAADTDRHNESTITVDQHSPEQQHRNTGCTSVWSSGMVKGIYVVCFLLSFLILLLLGTVGMLYHRHHRGAFLVHCRRRSLVSVPPIPPPDYKNDDNTSTRTNSELPPPVPPIRRPKEGWAHPKDCCPSVDLPLLRFSPLLPLDGYMEPGEGVKP
- the zgc:66455 gene encoding uncharacterized protein zgc:66455 isoform X1; this encodes MSRNHSKLIFVRSLLLANGLFTANCDLSWISNFRNDAYNSPDDRHGNEGNAFFALRSCHQVMRGKSGEFFSPDYLCSNPPLWCNWTIQVDPGKRVLLHLEDFTQSDACSEKLDQIHLDEPLGVVGGHRILEKCWREAKYTSLSNILHVVQLIRGKPSPPHRGFYGRYEAFVPPVTYNAYGDTTEEDWKLMTEPELIELEPFPSLGSFTKFLPMKGGEPTEAILLERPTPSAQTNLEVVFDYFDQLPSSVSNGLPPWEAEEQMVREGLLKFSPVQSEEEDWNRGISEGTEADESHLTKDWKVGNLSGDVAVTRHGTSWSGRDTTQTHTAHLGSDPSTHQPPVLNPKSSLRTPSAMRRNVDAQTADAIPPIEFNIVSRTTAVDDQGEESGNKELLKMTLEKDRNHTEVPHLPEDYLFEVAVEVNFLVAPEENWDHLVRSLLISVKTLINEQLEIVHIPKTLSSKRIKRLSAGVLYILWLQIGGGPEGMKDHRTLHPALQELLQMVVSPRGSSTQGVIVSVSTADVNECETQLVLCDINAECVNRFGSYTCRCHFGFEDMSRLGSGGTICVDNKAADTDRHNESTITVDQHSPEQQHRNTGCTSVWSSGMVKGIYVVCFLLSFLILLLLGTVGMLYHRHHRGAFLVHCRRRSLVSVPPIPPPDYKNDDNTSTRTNSELPPPVPPIRRPKEGWAHPKDCCPSVDLPLLRFSPLLPLDGYMEPGEGVKP